The nucleotide sequence GCAGAGGTTCTGCCGCAATGGCTGCCGCCCCATTCCCTTGAACCAGTCCAAGACTGAGCAGGGCCATTCGGCAAAGACGGCTGAGTGATTGATGCATAAGGATAGCCCAGTTCAGTTTGCAGGAAGTTTTGGTTGTTCAATCCCGGAAGCGGGAATGGTCAATTCCAGGGTAAGCTCATTAGGACCTCGATCTTCCACGGTGGCAGTCAAGCCGCTCTTCGCCGGATCTCGGTACATGGCGGGAAGATAGTGAGTCTCAGTCACAGACCCGTTGGGATGTTCGATCACGATAAAGTTGGACGCGATTATCTTGTAGCTGCCGGGAACAGCTCCATCGTTGGCAGCGAAGGTCTGCAATTGAAACCGCCCCTCCGCATCGGTCACCCCTGCTGCGGCATACTGGTGGTCTTCCGGAGAGAAAACGACTCTCGTCCCTTCCAGGGGTTCACCGTCAACCAGCACATAGCCTGTCACAGGAACCGGTCGGGGCCGACCGTCACGTGAACCACTGCAACCGGTCAGCAGCAGTACTCCCCAGCACACCAGGGAGACGATTCTCTTCATCGTTATGACCCTCGATTGCGATGGATTCCATAGTCTCAGGATCACTTGTCTCTACTTCCTTTATTAAAACGAATTCACTGTTCCGGTCGTCTCATCGTCACAACCCCCTGTCAGATCGCTGACCAGACTGGACACCGGGTGGCGCGATACCAGCGGGCGTGGTGAGAAACCCGGAAATACACAATTGGTTCGCCCGGGGTTGAAGCTCAGACACACGGTTCGGTGGCGAACGAGGGAACAGAAGGTTCTTTTGTTGTGATCATCGGGCCGTTGGCATCCCATGGGAACGCCACGGCCCGGGTCCTGTTTTTCCGCACGTCACCTGTCAGAATTCGCCGACGGCCTCTCCGCCGATGATCGATCCCAGTGCTCCCCAGACGCCGTACGGACTGGGTCCAGTCCGTACGTCCGGCACGGATTGATTACCGACATCGATATTCTCACTGATGAAACGAGCCGACCCATCTGCCATCAGGACAGAAACGCCGCCGACATGCATACTGCTGGCCGGAGCCTGGCCGTCCGAATGATCATTACTGCTCTGCAGACAGTGGGGCGAGTTGGGTGGCAGTACCGTGCTGACGCCGGTGTAGGCAGTGATCCCGTTAGCCCAGCCGTTTCCTCGGAGGTTGCGGTTGGTCCCCGGAGTCAATTTGCCCGTGGCGCGATTTCCTTCCAACTGGCAGAGGATCGGGCTGTCGTAGGCGGGCCCTGTCCCGCGCGAGTTGGCGACACCCCCGCGAATCGAGTTTCCATCGTTCGATGTTGCGATCTCGGCCATGGCAATCGTATTACTCGAACCATCCGTGAGATCGCGCATGTTACGAGAGGACTGCAATCCGAACATCCCACGCATTTCTCGACGGACTGCCTGTCGCGTACTGACACTTTCCGACCCGGTAATCCGCCGCGTGTTGTCACCCCAGCAGAACGCATAGTTCGTCTGACCACCATACTTATTGGTCGTAATCACTTCGGCACTCGGACACATTAATGTCGGGATTGTCGCCATGAACGGGGGATAGTCGAATGCGGGAGTCGCCGTCGTCACTCCTCGCGGCCGTGGTCCTGCTGGCTGGAACGTCATGCCACCAAATGTCTGCACTGACGAAATCGTGTTCCACAAAGGTCCCTGATCGAGGTAGGGCAACAACAGGATGAAACCACTCGCTCGAGTGTAGTTGTTTGTCAGGGGATCACTGGTCCCCCCATCGGGATGCCCCGTCCCACCACGGCCATAAGGAAAACGATTGAACGCATCATGATAGTTATGAAGAGCCAGACCGATCTGCTTCAGTGAATTACGGCACTGGACTCGACGAGCCGCTTCGCGGGCCTGCTGCACCGCGGGAAGCAAGAGAGCAACCAGAACCGCGATGATGGCAATCACCACCAGTAACTCAATCAGCGTAAAACCCCCACGACGAACCTTAAGAAACATGACTTTCAATCCTCTGCGAAATCGGGCGGAACGACCCCACCTCGGCCAACAAAGACAAAGGGGCCAAGCTGTCGTTCCAGGTCGGGAATAATCAATTCGTAGCTGCGGTGGTCAGTAACAAAAGCTTTCCGAATAACACGCAATGAAGGCTGACGACCGTGAAGAGAGATGTAATTTCCGACTGCAAAGAATCGATGAAGAAACTACGAATTCTTCGTAAGACAAGCTTTTAGGAGATTGCGTACGAGCCTCCGAGACGGGGACGCGACAAGGCTCGCACAAGGAAACCAGCGCTGCGCTGAGCGATCAACGGCCTGGCAAGTGCAGGCAGGCGGACCGGGCAAGAGTGAGCTCCGGGGATCGTAAGTTCCTCCTTCTTCGGCGAGCAGCAATGCGACCGGTTGCCATCCCGATCTTGACGAACGCGCTTCCCGACACGATACTTTGCCTTGCAAAGTGAAGGACCGTTCAGCAGGTGAGAGGCGGGAAAATGGAATATCGCGAAGCGGCCGCACAGATCGATCTGATCTGGACACAGATTGTTCGGACGGAACGTTTCCGCGGTTATCGTCCCACCACGGTCGCTGCAACGGGCCTGCTGGGATTGTTCGCCGCAGCAGTGCAGCCGTGGCTGGTCCCCGTCCCTGAACAGCATCCTGATGCTTACATTCAGTTGTGGTCTTCCATCGCTGTTGCCAGCCTGTCGCTGATGTTGCTGGAAGTGGGCCTCAGTTACCTGCGGAGCGAATCCCGGATAGAACGTCGGCTGACGTGTCAGGCACTTCAGCAATTCTTTCCCAGCCTGCTGGGTGGCGGCATCATGACTTGGGGGATCTCTCAGTTTCATCCGGAAAGCATTCCGCTGTTACCAGGAATCTGGGCGATCCTCTTCGCGCTCGGTATTTTTGCCTCAATCCCCTTCGTCACATCGTCCGTGATCTGGGTGGCCTGCTATTATCTGGGTGCCGGAATGATGGCACTGATGTCCGGCAGCGACGCTGCTCCATTGAGTCCCTGGCAGATGGGAGCCACCTTCGGCGGCGGGCAACTGCTGATGGCCTGTGTGCTTTATTTTTCGGAGTCACGACGACATGCCGAAGCGTAGTCCCAAATCGAATGAACCTCAGACGGGCCGCTTCGCTTATGAAGGGCTCGAGCGTTCGATGCATGAAAAGGCGAGGTTGGGGATCATGACTTCGCTGCTGACTCATCGTGAAGGTCTGACGTTCGTCGACCTGAAGCAACTGTGTGAACTTACGGATGGAAACCTGAGTCGCCATCTCGATGTGCTGCAGGAAGAAGGCCTGATCATCCAGCAGAAACAAACGGGACCCGGACGCGCTACGACACTTTGCCAGTTGTCTCCGCTGGGCCGCAAACGCTTCCTCGAATATATCGAGGCGCTGCAGCGTGTGGTGGCCGATGCTTCGGAAGCAGCGAAAAAACACGCAGCAACCGCCTCACGCCTTGGCTTCTCGTGAAACGGTTATTTTTTTGCCCCTCCACTTTGCACTGCAAAGTTCAGGAGCACCACAGATGGAAACCAGGGTCCTCCCCCGAGATGCCGGGGTCGCCGTGAGCAACCCCCGATTCGGCCAAGGCCGATGACGCGAGGGATCGTCGCTGGGGTCGAATTCGTTCTCCAAGAAACCTCAGCGAGTGTGAGACAAAAGCGGGAACTGCAACGACACCGCAGGCATCGAATGCGTCTGGAGAAACAGGTCGTCCCGCCACGCACGGAAGCGTCGTGACGTCTGTCGTCTGAATTGAATGTGAGAAAATCAAGGATCGAAAATATGCCAATGGTCGTTACCCAGCTTTGCCATGGCTGCAAAGCAAAGGACTGCGTTGCGGTCTGTCCTGCAGACTGCTTTCACGAAGGTGAGTTCATGCTCTACATCCACCCCGATAAGTGCATCGATTGTGGCCTGTGTGCACCGGAATGCCCGCAGCAGGCAATCTATTACGACGATCGCCTGCCGCCCGAGTTCCGGAATGACCTCAGCCTGAATCGCCAGATGAGCCAGTGTTGCCCGAGCATCACGGCTGCCAGTCTGCATCAGGCACATTCGTCCCCGTCCGTTTCACATCCCTCATGATCGACTGACACGACGGACGAACGGAGAGAGTTCCACTTTCGAAAGGATCATCTCGTGCAAACCATGGCGACAGTCATCGTGAGTTCGCTGCTGATTGCCGCAGCCGGCGCGGGACTGGGCTTCATGCTCATTGGCAGCATCCACGAAGGTGCGTTCCTCATGGTCCTGCTCGGCAGCGTGGGAGCCATCGTCGGAGCCGTGGCGGGGGCCGCGCAAGAGATTTCTCACGCGGTCCAGCAAAAGCGCAACAGCGAATGACCTGCTTCGCAACCCGAACCGCCAGACATCCGCTCCCGGCTCGCCCCCAATCGCTTCAGCGGTCAGCGAATCCTTCCCGGTTCCGGAATCCCCGCTTCACGCAGTCGGGGGGCGGGTTCACTGCGCGGCTTGCTATCCGGCCGACCGGGCTTGGCCGGTTTGACCTGCACCTGTTCGGTACTTAGTCGGCGACGAGAAATTTCCTGCCAATGTCGAATATCAATCTCGTAGGGTCCATTCGGTTGCGCATAGTCGCCGAAGTCCGCCAGATACTTTTCGAGGCGGCGAATCTTTTGTGATGCTTCCAGTTCGCCGGGATGATCGCTGCCGGGCGGGCGGCCCCAGACGATGTGCGATCCCCCCTGTCCCACGAGTTCCAGAAGGACGTCATGAGGTTCCGTCGCAGGATCGACTTCGCGTGGGATCGAGATCGCCTCGAACTTGAGCGACTGCCACTTATCAGCCAGGGTCTCTGCCAGCCGGGCCGCCGCCAGAATCGCAGGATCACTCCAGACCATCCCCGCCCGGACCCTGGGAAGGGCCGACACGTTTCGCAGGGTCGGATAGTTCTTCTTATCGGCGGGCGAAAAATCGGCCGTCGGAAGGACGATCCCATTGGCATCGAGCGGGACCTGGCCACCGGGGACGTTGGCCAGCAGCACCGGTCGGCGGTACTTCAGCTCGATCGTGACCGATGCCGGGAACGATTTTCGGACTTGGACCACTTCTGCGACCCACGGGTGGCGACCAAAGGCCGCAGCCAGATCATCCGTCAGGGAATTCTCCAGCAGAGACAATTCGTCCGGCAGTCCGGACTGCTCGGCAACCTGGTCAATCAGATTCAACGGCACCGGTGCTGCGGGTGGAGGAACGAGCTGAACCTGCGACAACGCGATCCGGTACTCCGAACGCTGGGACAGATCCGGGAGTTTCTCGACGACGTACGGGGACGCCGCTGCAACACCCGCAAGAAGAGCCACCCGCAGCAATCTCAAAGGCTGAAACAGCCACCGAAGCCAGGGCCTGCTGCCGGAGGCGAGATTAACCTGCGCGTTGTTCGTCTTCCTGGCACGAGCCATTTGATTGCCGCAATTAAACTGATTAACCGACGAACGTTCTCAATCTGCCGGAACTTCTGCACGTCCGTCCCTGAAACAGCGAAGGACCGCATCGCCATTCAAGGAAAGCCCCGTGCTGCGGGAACCAGTATTCGTCTCATCGGATCTCCAGCAAGCGGCAGTTGATGCCGATATCCCCCCTGTGTCTGAGTTTCCGGCGTCTCGAGGTGCACATCCGGCAAAAGCGCCACAGCAGGCGCGTCAGCAGCAGGCCCATCGCCGAAGCGCAAGCGACCGAAAGACTGCTCTCTGCATGATCTGCAGCAATAACACTTCGACACGAAACGACTTCAGCCAAAATTCAGTTGACAGCCAGGGTATCATGGAAGTGGTGCCATGGCAGAAATTCTCTGTCAGCGAATCAGTCCCTGCTGTTATTATCCGCAGGAACCGGACGAGGTAGAGCTGCTGGCATCGACACCGTAAGAAGCGAATCAGGTCGACTTCTCCCCTTCTCAAGAGCGGGAACGAAGTCGACTGTGAGAGTGCCCCAAGTGGTTCTCAAACCCGGTTTCCGGTGATTCCTCTGGCGGCCGGGAAAGTGACTTTGAGGATTGAGGAACAGGCATGTTTCGATTCTGGACATCTGCGGTTCTGTGCACCCTGATCGCAGGGGTGGCCATCGCCAAAGAAGAAATCCCCACCAACGTCATTGCCGGTAAACAGGTCCCCGCCGACGCCAAAGTAAAAGTCGGCACCAAGCTGGTCGGGATCTGGGACAAGAAGAACTACATCGTCGAAGTGATCGAACTGAAACGCGATGGACAGATTCGGATTCACTGGGTCGGCTTCGACAAAAGTGATGATGTCGATGTTTCACCCAATGAACTCTATTTCATCGCGGACACCACACCGACACGCAAATCAAAGACGTCCGCGCTCCCCAAAGAGTTTCAGGCGTACGACAAAAACGGCGACGGGCAGATTGGCCTGTACGAATGGGATCGAGCCCGCTTTGCCGAATTCCGGAAGCTCGACAAGAACAACGACCACTTCCTGACACCTCAGGAACTTGCCAGTAAGTCGACCCCCGTCAGTACGGAAGCGGTCGCCACCACGAAGGACGTGACCCCGGCTGCCACTAAACCGACTGCAGCGGGTGCGACCGAGGCGGCGGAAGACCCCGGAAATCTCGAGCAGTATATCGGGATGATTGACCAGACCTTCCAGTTCAATCTCGTCGGCAAAACAGACGGCCGCGTCTTCGGGACCGGCACCTACACCACCAGCAGTGACCTGGCCACCGCCGCAGTCCACGCCGGGGTGCTGAAGGAAGGGGAAAAAGGGACCGTCAGCGTTAGTATTATCAAGTCGCCGGAAATGTTCGAAGGGTCCACCGCCAACGGTGTCACCAGCAGCGATGGTTCGGAATACACCGCTGCCTATAGGATCAAGTGACACCGACGGTCAGCCGGATAGGGGATTAATTCGCTCCGCTGATCGACAGCGACCCGCTCATGCGGCGACCGAAACGCCTCTTCACGAGTTGTTATCGGCCGGTGTTCACGCGGCTCCCGGTGCGAACAGAGTCGTAACGCATTCGGCGATGATCCGATTCTCGCCGTAGGCGCTTTCTTTTCGCAGGGCGTTCCAGAGTTCGGTCCCCCGTGCCACCGCCGTCCTTACGCGCTTGGGAAGGTGTTCCAGATCGAACTTACGGGGTGGGAACTTCAGACATTCGGCGTGCAGAGCTGCAGGAATCTCATGAATGTGCTGCACGGAGGTGAAGTCGACCAGGCCCACAAGGAGCGGATTCATGCGGCCTGCGATCATGGACCGCACATCGTCCTGATAAGCGATCATCGGCTTACCGAGCGTCCACGCCATCGCCGCTTCCGAGACTGCCCCCTCGTCAGGAACACGTCCATTCAGATTCCAGACAACGGCATCGCAGGCTACGACCAGCTGGTAGACATCCAGGGCGAAGATCGCCTCATGCAGAAATTGCCCCGCCAGAGCCGCTTCCCAGCCCTGTTCGATCAAGACTTCACGCACCAGACGAAATTCCATCCCATCTCGATGAGGCAAATAGACGGAATGCCCCGCTTCCACCAGCACATCGGCAATCGCCGTCATTTCCGTCCGTTCGGATTGGTTGAAAAGAGGTCCGGCACAGTAGACGCAGAGTGATTGCATGCGAGCGAGATTCCGTCAACAAATTGCGGGTGTCTGACACCGAGGCGGCAGCCCGGATTCTATCGAGTCGACAAGCCCCTCGAAAATGTCATGTTGGGACGAAATTCCACGACTCAACTGATCTCGGCTCAATCCCGCGCCGGCTCAAGGGA is from Schlesneria sp. DSM 10557 and encodes:
- a CDS encoding carboxypeptidase-like regulatory domain-containing protein: MKRIVSLVCWGVLLLTGCSGSRDGRPRPVPVTGYVLVDGEPLEGTRVVFSPEDHQYAAAGVTDAEGRFQLQTFAANDGAVPGSYKIIASNFIVIEHPNGSVTETHYLPAMYRDPAKSGLTATVEDRGPNELTLELTIPASGIEQPKLPAN
- a CDS encoding DUF1559 domain-containing protein — its product is MFLKVRRGGFTLIELLVVIAIIAVLVALLLPAVQQAREAARRVQCRNSLKQIGLALHNYHDAFNRFPYGRGGTGHPDGGTSDPLTNNYTRASGFILLLPYLDQGPLWNTISSVQTFGGMTFQPAGPRPRGVTTATPAFDYPPFMATIPTLMCPSAEVITTNKYGGQTNYAFCWGDNTRRITGSESVSTRQAVRREMRGMFGLQSSRNMRDLTDGSSNTIAMAEIATSNDGNSIRGGVANSRGTGPAYDSPILCQLEGNRATGKLTPGTNRNLRGNGWANGITAYTGVSTVLPPNSPHCLQSSNDHSDGQAPASSMHVGGVSVLMADGSARFISENIDVGNQSVPDVRTGPSPYGVWGALGSIIGGEAVGEF
- a CDS encoding transcriptional regulator encodes the protein MPKRSPKSNEPQTGRFAYEGLERSMHEKARLGIMTSLLTHREGLTFVDLKQLCELTDGNLSRHLDVLQEEGLIIQQKQTGPGRATTLCQLSPLGRKRFLEYIEALQRVVADASEAAKKHAATASRLGFS
- a CDS encoding indolepyruvate ferredoxin oxidoreductase subunit alpha; translated protein: MPMVVTQLCHGCKAKDCVAVCPADCFHEGEFMLYIHPDKCIDCGLCAPECPQQAIYYDDRLPPEFRNDLSLNRQMSQCCPSITAASLHQAHSSPSVSHPS
- a CDS encoding cell division protein FtsQ/DivIB, producing MARARKTNNAQVNLASGSRPWLRWLFQPLRLLRVALLAGVAAASPYVVEKLPDLSQRSEYRIALSQVQLVPPPAAPVPLNLIDQVAEQSGLPDELSLLENSLTDDLAAAFGRHPWVAEVVQVRKSFPASVTIELKYRRPVLLANVPGGQVPLDANGIVLPTADFSPADKKNYPTLRNVSALPRVRAGMVWSDPAILAAARLAETLADKWQSLKFEAISIPREVDPATEPHDVLLELVGQGGSHIVWGRPPGSDHPGELEASQKIRRLEKYLADFGDYAQPNGPYEIDIRHWQEISRRRLSTEQVQVKPAKPGRPDSKPRSEPAPRLREAGIPEPGRIR
- a CDS encoding LCCL domain-containing protein → MFRFWTSAVLCTLIAGVAIAKEEIPTNVIAGKQVPADAKVKVGTKLVGIWDKKNYIVEVIELKRDGQIRIHWVGFDKSDDVDVSPNELYFIADTTPTRKSKTSALPKEFQAYDKNGDGQIGLYEWDRARFAEFRKLDKNNDHFLTPQELASKSTPVSTEAVATTKDVTPAATKPTAAGATEAAEDPGNLEQYIGMIDQTFQFNLVGKTDGRVFGTGTYTTSSDLATAAVHAGVLKEGEKGTVSVSIIKSPEMFEGSTANGVTSSDGSEYTAAYRIK
- a CDS encoding nucleoside 2-deoxyribosyltransferase; protein product: MQSLCVYCAGPLFNQSERTEMTAIADVLVEAGHSVYLPHRDGMEFRLVREVLIEQGWEAALAGQFLHEAIFALDVYQLVVACDAVVWNLNGRVPDEGAVSEAAMAWTLGKPMIAYQDDVRSMIAGRMNPLLVGLVDFTSVQHIHEIPAALHAECLKFPPRKFDLEHLPKRVRTAVARGTELWNALRKESAYGENRIIAECVTTLFAPGAA